Proteins encoded within one genomic window of Granulicella pectinivorans:
- a CDS encoding 3-deoxy-7-phosphoheptulonate synthase: MTYQTNNLRIKSSRIVLPPIFLEEEMPVTDNASRTVFGARGQVVDVLNGVDDRLVVVVGPCSIHDPVAAREYAGMLREAIGELKDDLVIVMRVYFEKPRTTVGWKGLINDPYFDESFKISDGLRIARRLLLDLAEMGVPAGTEFLDMISPQYMSDLVSWGAIGARTTESQVHRELTSGLSCPVGFKNGTSGNVQIAIDAILSAGHPHTFLGTSETGQASIMLTAGNPDCHVILRGGRGVTNYDAASVEKTAEQMVKAGAQARIMVDCSHANSGKDYRKQGAVCRAVAEQVAGGERRIMGVMIESNLVAGAQCLVDGKALVYGQSITDACIDWGETIGLLRELAGAVKARRAS; encoded by the coding sequence ATGACATACCAGACGAATAATCTCAGGATCAAATCAAGCAGGATTGTGCTTCCTCCCATTTTTCTGGAGGAGGAGATGCCGGTGACGGATAATGCCTCGCGGACGGTGTTTGGGGCGCGGGGGCAGGTGGTCGACGTCCTGAATGGAGTGGACGACCGGCTGGTGGTGGTGGTGGGGCCTTGCTCGATTCATGACCCGGTGGCGGCCAGGGAGTATGCGGGGATGCTGCGGGAGGCGATCGGAGAGCTGAAGGACGACCTGGTGATCGTGATGCGGGTCTACTTTGAGAAGCCCCGGACGACGGTGGGGTGGAAGGGATTGATCAACGACCCTTACTTCGATGAGTCGTTCAAGATCAGCGATGGGTTGCGGATCGCGCGGCGGCTGCTGCTGGATCTGGCGGAGATGGGGGTGCCGGCGGGGACGGAGTTTCTGGATATGATTTCGCCGCAGTATATGTCGGACCTGGTGAGCTGGGGGGCGATTGGGGCGAGGACGACGGAGAGCCAGGTGCATCGGGAGCTGACGTCGGGGTTGTCGTGCCCGGTGGGTTTCAAGAATGGCACGTCGGGCAATGTGCAGATTGCGATCGACGCGATTCTTTCGGCGGGGCATCCGCATACGTTTCTGGGGACTTCGGAGACGGGGCAGGCTTCGATCATGCTGACGGCCGGGAACCCGGATTGCCATGTGATCCTACGGGGCGGGCGAGGTGTGACGAACTACGATGCGGCGTCGGTGGAGAAGACGGCAGAGCAGATGGTGAAGGCGGGTGCGCAGGCTCGGATCATGGTGGACTGCAGCCATGCCAATAGCGGGAAGGACTACAGGAAGCAGGGGGCGGTCTGCAGGGCCGTGGCGGAGCAGGTCGCGGGGGGCGAGCGGCGGATTATGGGCGTGATGATCGAGAGCAACCTGGTGGCGGGGGCACAGTGTCTGGTGGATGGGAAGGCCCTGGTGTATGGGCAGAGTATTACGGACGCCTGCATCGACTGGGGTGAGACGATCGGCCTGCTGCGGGAGCTGGCAGGGGCGGTGAAGGCTCGGCGGGCTTCGTGA
- a CDS encoding TIGR03435 family protein, whose protein sequence is MTLKAFSFAAILALASPSSVLMAQSLPTFDAVAIHRNQNGGDARIDMTRGRLTMTNASLRTLIRTAYDLQNYQFVGGPSWLDSDTYDISAVTGDQTEVSQDGFRKRVMSLLADRFRLKAHWETRQGDVYALVVAKKGPALQAAAGSSKAPGLNTDKSSHLGRMTGTNVPVSYLSTVLGIQLKHPVLDKTGLAGTYDWTLVWDPDPDADSTEPSLFQAVQEQLGLKLDPQKGPVQMLVIDSVTHPSEN, encoded by the coding sequence ATGACTCTCAAGGCCTTCTCTTTCGCCGCCATCCTCGCGCTTGCCTCGCCGTCGTCAGTCCTGATGGCGCAATCGCTGCCCACATTCGACGCTGTCGCTATCCACCGCAACCAGAACGGCGGGGACGCCCGCATCGATATGACCCGGGGGAGGCTTACGATGACCAATGCCTCTCTGAGAACCCTGATTCGCACGGCGTACGACCTGCAGAACTATCAATTTGTTGGAGGCCCGAGCTGGCTCGACAGCGATACATACGATATTTCAGCAGTCACAGGCGACCAGACAGAGGTCTCCCAGGATGGCTTCAGGAAGCGGGTGATGAGCCTGCTGGCCGATCGCTTCCGGCTGAAGGCTCATTGGGAGACGCGACAGGGAGATGTTTATGCCCTGGTGGTCGCAAAGAAAGGCCCTGCGTTGCAGGCGGCTGCCGGTTCCAGCAAGGCACCTGGCCTCAACACCGACAAATCCTCCCATCTTGGCCGCATGACCGGGACCAATGTGCCGGTGTCGTACCTGAGCACCGTTCTTGGCATTCAACTGAAACACCCGGTGCTCGACAAGACGGGACTGGCGGGTACCTACGACTGGACCCTGGTGTGGGACCCTGATCCTGATGCTGACTCCACCGAGCCCTCGCTCTTTCAGGCGGTGCAAGAGCAGCTCGGACTGAAGCTCGATCCGCAAAAGGGTCCGGTGCAGATGTTGGTGATTGATAGCGTGACTCATCCATCCGAGAACTGA
- a CDS encoding tetratricopeptide repeat protein produces the protein MTKLSSRILAAALIVLSLTATPAFAASKEMIQLQTQVQQLQEAIARLQQSNDERMGVLKDLVQQSADSVNRLSLNMDALQKQMRNQQDAQGQKLDQVSTQVQALNDSLDEMKARIGRLDKAMSDISNQQQSMSSTLQSMQPGGQPVATPPPVDPAPATAAPITRRGRDAKPSAAGPAAAVIPLGDDTAAAAPTAVAASPNAPPVGDMYKLALGDYMGAKYSLASAEFADVIRAYPDSPQAGNSHYYLGEIDYRQGKYTAAEKDYDAVIEQFPGNPKIPAAQLHKGQALIVQKQTEAGAREFRSLIARYPNSPEASQARSKLNAMGIKH, from the coding sequence ATGACGAAGCTCTCCTCCAGAATCCTAGCCGCCGCCCTCATCGTCCTCTCCCTCACCGCCACGCCGGCCTTCGCCGCCAGCAAGGAGATGATCCAGCTTCAGACCCAGGTGCAGCAGCTCCAGGAGGCCATCGCGCGCCTCCAGCAGTCCAATGACGAGCGTATGGGTGTCCTCAAGGATCTCGTCCAGCAGTCCGCCGACTCCGTCAACCGTCTCAGCCTCAACATGGACGCGCTCCAGAAGCAGATGCGCAACCAGCAGGACGCCCAGGGCCAGAAACTCGACCAGGTCTCCACCCAGGTTCAGGCCCTCAACGACTCCCTGGACGAGATGAAGGCCCGCATCGGCCGTCTCGACAAGGCCATGTCCGATATCTCCAATCAGCAGCAGTCCATGAGTTCCACCTTGCAGAGCATGCAGCCCGGTGGCCAGCCCGTTGCGACGCCTCCGCCCGTTGATCCCGCCCCCGCGACTGCCGCTCCCATCACCCGCCGTGGACGCGACGCCAAGCCCTCCGCCGCTGGCCCCGCAGCAGCGGTCATCCCCCTTGGCGACGATACCGCCGCAGCCGCACCCACTGCCGTAGCCGCAAGCCCCAACGCTCCCCCGGTAGGCGATATGTATAAGCTCGCCCTCGGCGACTACATGGGCGCGAAATACTCCCTCGCTTCAGCCGAGTTCGCCGACGTCATCCGCGCCTATCCCGACAGCCCCCAGGCCGGAAACTCCCACTACTATCTCGGTGAGATCGACTATCGCCAGGGCAAGTACACCGCCGCCGAGAAGGACTACGACGCCGTCATCGAGCAGTTTCCCGGCAACCCCAAGATCCCCGCCGCCCAACTCCACAAGGGACAGGCTCTCATCGTCCAGAAGCAGACCGAAGCCGGAGCCCGTGAGTTCCGCTCCCTCATCGCCCGCTATCCCAACTCCCCCGAGGCCTCCCAGGCCCGCTCCAAGCTCAACGCAATGGGCATCAAGCACTAA
- a CDS encoding ATP-dependent Clp protease ATP-binding subunit: MFERYTEKARRVIFFARYEASQFGSPYIETEHLLLGLLREDKALTNRFLRSHQSVESIRKQIEGHTTIREKVSTSVDLPLSNECKRVLAYAAEEAERLSHKHIGTEHLLLGLLREEKCFAAEILQERGLRLPAIREELQRTTQEKAPAAQGGGSSKGQRGEQSMLAEFSRDLTQSAMDQQLDPLVGRDQEVDRVIQILCRRTKNNPVLIGEPGVGKTAIVEGLAQKIADGEVPSFLADKRVLALDLSLIVAGTKYRGQFEERLKTIMKELMENQNSIVFIDELHTLVGAGSAEGSLDAANILKPALSRGEIQCIGATTPAEYRKSIEKDRSLERRFQAVKVPPPNEEDAVKIIMGIKDKYEKFHAVSYTDEAINFSVSHSSRYIPDRFLPDKAIDLIDEAGARVKLRQTSLPDELTEVQKRIKFIVHRMENAIANHEFEKARFYSDEERKERENLRSLREKYHLDDSSAGIVTKEDIEDVVSRWTGVPITSIKEEETQKLMRVEEELHKRVISQDKAISALSRAIRRSRAGLKNPARPIGSFLFLGPTGVGKTEMARTLAQFLFGSEKSMIRFDMSEFMEKHSVSKLIGSPPGYVGYEEGGQLTERVKRNPYSVVLLDEVEKAHPDVFNLLLQVFEDGQLTDGLGNTVDFKNTIIVMTSNIGAKHLMKKEGFGFQSDKNEIVMEKMQEMVMSEVKRTFNPEFLNRLDEVIVFTSLSDSDLMQILELLVQGLNTHLVHKAITISVTDEAKRWILTKTVADRSYGARPLRRALQRYIEDPLSEALISGHLVQRPAFLEVYTDNNQLFYRPISADGEEKMAGLALTTV; encoded by the coding sequence ATGTTCGAACGCTATACAGAGAAGGCGCGCCGTGTGATCTTTTTTGCACGGTATGAAGCGAGTCAGTTTGGGTCGCCTTACATTGAAACCGAGCACCTCTTGCTCGGGCTGTTGCGGGAGGACAAAGCACTGACGAACCGCTTTCTGCGGTCTCATCAGTCTGTCGAATCAATCAGAAAGCAGATCGAAGGGCATACTACCATTCGCGAAAAGGTTTCGACCTCGGTCGACTTACCCCTTTCGAATGAGTGCAAACGCGTCCTCGCCTACGCGGCGGAGGAAGCAGAACGCCTCTCCCACAAACACATCGGGACAGAGCACTTACTGCTGGGCCTCCTGCGAGAGGAGAAATGCTTCGCGGCCGAAATTCTGCAGGAACGCGGTCTCCGCCTCCCTGCCATCCGCGAAGAACTCCAGCGCACGACCCAGGAAAAGGCTCCTGCTGCACAGGGCGGAGGCTCCAGCAAAGGCCAGCGCGGTGAGCAAAGCATGCTTGCCGAGTTCTCCCGCGATCTCACGCAAAGTGCTATGGATCAACAACTTGACCCGCTTGTCGGACGGGACCAGGAAGTTGATCGGGTCATACAGATTCTTTGCCGGCGGACGAAGAACAATCCGGTTCTGATCGGTGAGCCGGGTGTCGGGAAGACCGCGATTGTGGAAGGTCTCGCGCAGAAGATTGCCGACGGCGAAGTGCCTTCTTTTCTTGCAGATAAACGCGTACTTGCGCTCGATCTTTCGCTTATTGTGGCTGGAACGAAGTACCGCGGGCAGTTTGAAGAGCGTCTGAAAACGATCATGAAAGAGTTGATGGAAAATCAGAACTCCATTGTTTTCATCGATGAACTGCACACACTTGTAGGAGCGGGGTCGGCTGAAGGTTCTCTCGACGCCGCAAACATCCTGAAACCGGCCCTTTCGCGCGGCGAAATTCAGTGCATTGGTGCGACCACTCCGGCCGAGTACCGCAAATCGATCGAAAAAGACCGGTCGCTCGAACGCCGCTTCCAGGCCGTCAAGGTCCCACCACCGAATGAAGAAGATGCCGTCAAGATCATCATGGGCATCAAGGACAAGTACGAGAAGTTTCATGCGGTGAGCTATACCGATGAAGCGATCAACTTCTCCGTCTCTCACTCCTCGCGCTACATTCCCGACCGTTTCCTGCCGGACAAGGCCATCGATCTGATCGACGAGGCGGGAGCCCGCGTCAAACTGCGCCAGACCTCCCTGCCCGACGAACTGACCGAGGTGCAGAAGCGCATCAAGTTCATCGTCCATCGCATGGAGAACGCCATCGCGAACCATGAGTTCGAGAAGGCGCGTTTCTACTCCGATGAGGAGCGCAAAGAGCGGGAAAACCTGCGCTCCCTGCGTGAAAAGTACCATCTGGACGACTCGTCCGCCGGCATCGTCACCAAAGAAGACATCGAAGACGTGGTCAGCCGCTGGACCGGCGTGCCCATTACTTCGATCAAGGAAGAGGAAACACAGAAGCTCATGCGCGTGGAGGAGGAGCTTCACAAGCGCGTGATCTCGCAAGATAAGGCGATCTCGGCACTTTCCCGCGCCATCCGCAGGTCGCGGGCCGGTCTCAAGAACCCTGCTCGGCCGATTGGAAGCTTTCTGTTCCTTGGACCGACAGGTGTCGGTAAGACCGAGATGGCACGTACGCTCGCGCAATTCCTGTTCGGCTCCGAGAAGTCGATGATTCGATTCGACATGTCGGAGTTCATGGAAAAGCACTCGGTCTCGAAGCTGATCGGTTCGCCTCCGGGCTACGTCGGTTACGAGGAGGGCGGCCAGCTTACGGAACGCGTGAAGCGGAATCCTTACTCGGTCGTGCTGCTGGACGAGGTGGAGAAGGCGCATCCGGATGTGTTCAACCTTTTGCTGCAAGTCTTTGAAGATGGGCAGCTTACGGATGGGTTGGGCAATACGGTCGACTTCAAGAATACGATCATCGTGATGACCTCCAACATCGGGGCGAAGCACCTGATGAAGAAGGAAGGGTTCGGCTTCCAGTCGGACAAGAACGAGATCGTGATGGAGAAGATGCAGGAGATGGTGATGAGCGAGGTCAAGCGGACCTTCAATCCCGAATTCCTGAATCGACTCGATGAAGTGATCGTGTTTACGTCGCTTTCCGACTCGGATCTCATGCAGATTCTTGAACTTCTGGTTCAGGGGCTGAATACGCATCTGGTTCACAAGGCGATCACGATCTCGGTGACGGACGAGGCCAAGCGCTGGATTCTGACCAAGACCGTGGCGGACCGGTCGTACGGGGCTCGTCCTCTTCGTCGCGCGTTGCAGCGCTACATCGAGGATCCTCTTTCGGAGGCCCTGATCTCCGGTCACCTGGTGCAAAGGCCTGCGTTCTTAGAGGTTTACACCGACAACAACCAGCTCTTCTACCGTCCGATCTCCGCCGATGGCGAAGAGAAGATGGCTGGTCTGGCGCTTACGACGGTCTAA
- a CDS encoding OmpA family protein produces the protein MNAMHRKLLPFAAITLCGLVFTTGCHKKDSVPPPTAYAPTVESPAPTATLTADPLAIELGQSVVLNWRTTNATSVSIDGLGPVVPNGTQTVSPANSTNFHLVAKNDAGATVEANVRVTVRTAAPPTAVGGDDNGTMGSDAIFHQNVQDAFFDYDSYELRPDAVAATAHAAAYIIAHPAIRVLIGGYSDERGSAEYNLALGENRANAARTALVNAGVAPNRVRIVSYGKEKQFCTEESESCWQQNRRAQFSLDR, from the coding sequence ATGAACGCTATGCATCGCAAGCTGCTTCCCTTCGCCGCCATCACACTATGCGGCCTCGTCTTCACCACCGGCTGCCACAAAAAAGACAGCGTACCTCCCCCCACCGCATACGCTCCCACCGTCGAGAGCCCGGCCCCCACAGCTACCCTGACCGCCGATCCCCTCGCCATCGAGCTCGGCCAGTCCGTCGTCCTCAACTGGCGCACCACCAACGCCACCTCGGTCAGCATCGATGGCCTCGGCCCGGTCGTTCCCAACGGCACACAAACCGTCTCCCCCGCCAACTCGACCAACTTCCACCTCGTTGCCAAGAACGATGCTGGTGCCACCGTGGAAGCCAACGTCCGCGTCACCGTTCGCACCGCCGCCCCGCCCACAGCCGTCGGCGGTGACGACAACGGCACCATGGGCTCCGACGCCATCTTCCACCAGAACGTCCAGGATGCCTTCTTCGACTACGACAGCTACGAGCTCCGTCCCGACGCCGTCGCCGCCACCGCCCACGCCGCCGCCTACATCATCGCCCACCCGGCCATCCGCGTTCTCATCGGCGGTTACTCCGACGAGCGTGGCTCCGCCGAGTACAACCTGGCCCTCGGCGAGAACCGCGCCAACGCCGCCCGCACCGCACTCGTCAACGCAGGCGTCGCTCCCAACCGTGTCCGTATCGTCAGCTACGGCAAGGAGAAGCAGTTCTGCACCGAAGAGAGCGAAAGCTGCTGGCAGCAGAACCGCCGCGCTCAGTTCTCCCTCGACCGCTAA
- a CDS encoding trypsin-like peptidase domain-containing protein — protein sequence MESPNPSKPSIFERTRNHPLATSFTLLATLSVGILAGSVLTRNVSGMEQQKVDSSDARPIVIPNPTTLGNGFSQIVKTVGPAVVNINTEQMPKQSAVKPGRRRGARPGTGDDDSQQGDMQDFFNKFFGGQNPGTDDDGDGSERRALGSGYIVDPRGYIITNNHVVDKADKIFVKLASDPEGGPGEQGRPAKVIGVDKETDIAVIKIETTTPLPTVKLGNSDGAQVGDWVLAIGSPFGLSQTVSAGIVSAKNRSIDEGPNASGVATNQFQRFIQTDAAINPGNSGGPLVDMAGNVVGMNTAIYTQSMGSQGVGFAMPSNTVASVYNMLIGPEHKVIRGSIGIQFQGATASAVTRMYGFKNGGVIISVITPGGGAAKAGLQPQDVIVSVDGRAIKDGDDLVADISSRKVGSTVKIGYLRDGKQNTANVTIGDRAKLASDLAKDDSDDSNSTPQEVDAGVGKLGIKVSAIPSAVATKLGVKGGVLVTDVRPGSFSDEISLSKGAVITEINRHPITDESSYRTVVNALKSNDDVVFVVRYPSSPTRGSSYVGGTLP from the coding sequence ATGGAATCACCGAATCCCTCGAAACCATCGATCTTCGAACGCACCCGCAACCATCCCCTCGCGACCAGCTTCACCCTCCTCGCGACCCTCTCGGTAGGCATCCTCGCCGGCTCCGTCCTCACCCGCAACGTCAGCGGCATGGAGCAGCAGAAGGTAGACTCCTCCGACGCCCGCCCCATCGTCATCCCCAACCCAACCACGCTCGGCAACGGCTTCTCGCAGATCGTCAAGACCGTCGGCCCCGCCGTCGTCAACATCAACACCGAGCAGATGCCCAAGCAGTCCGCCGTCAAGCCCGGACGCCGCCGCGGTGCCAGGCCCGGCACAGGCGACGACGACTCGCAGCAGGGCGACATGCAGGACTTCTTCAACAAGTTCTTCGGTGGCCAGAACCCCGGCACCGATGACGATGGTGACGGCTCCGAACGCCGCGCCTTGGGCTCCGGTTATATCGTCGATCCCCGCGGCTACATCATCACCAACAATCACGTCGTCGACAAGGCCGACAAGATCTTCGTCAAACTTGCCTCCGACCCCGAAGGTGGCCCCGGTGAACAGGGCCGTCCTGCCAAAGTCATCGGCGTCGACAAAGAAACCGACATCGCCGTCATCAAGATCGAGACCACCACCCCCCTCCCCACCGTCAAGCTCGGAAACTCGGACGGCGCGCAGGTCGGCGACTGGGTTCTCGCCATCGGATCTCCTTTTGGCCTCTCCCAGACCGTCTCCGCCGGTATCGTCTCGGCGAAGAACCGCTCCATCGACGAAGGACCCAACGCCTCCGGCGTCGCCACCAACCAGTTCCAGCGCTTCATCCAAACCGACGCCGCCATCAACCCCGGCAACTCCGGCGGTCCGCTCGTCGATATGGCTGGCAACGTCGTCGGCATGAACACTGCCATCTACACCCAGTCCATGGGCTCGCAGGGCGTCGGCTTCGCCATGCCTTCCAACACCGTGGCCTCGGTCTACAACATGCTCATCGGACCCGAGCATAAGGTCATCCGCGGCTCCATCGGCATCCAGTTCCAGGGTGCCACCGCATCCGCTGTCACCCGCATGTACGGCTTCAAGAACGGCGGCGTCATCATCTCCGTCATCACCCCCGGTGGCGGCGCGGCCAAGGCTGGCCTCCAGCCGCAGGACGTCATCGTCTCCGTCGACGGACGCGCCATCAAGGATGGTGACGATCTCGTTGCCGACATCTCCAGCCGCAAGGTCGGCTCCACCGTCAAAATCGGCTATCTCCGCGACGGCAAGCAGAACACCGCCAACGTCACCATCGGGGACCGCGCCAAGCTCGCCTCCGACTTGGCGAAGGACGACAGCGACGACTCCAACTCCACCCCGCAGGAAGTGGATGCCGGCGTCGGCAAACTCGGGATCAAGGTCTCGGCCATCCCCTCCGCCGTCGCGACCAAGCTCGGCGTCAAGGGCGGCGTTCTCGTCACCGATGTCCGCCCCGGCTCCTTCTCTGACGAGATCAGCCTCTCCAAGGGCGCTGTCATCACCGAGATCAACCGTCATCCCATCACCGACGAATCCAGCTACCGGACCGTCGTCAACGCCCTCAAGTCCAATGACGATGTCGTCTTCGTAGTGCGTTACCCCTCCAGTCCAACCCGGGGCAGCTCCTACGTCGGCGGAACTCTCCCATAA
- a CDS encoding cupin domain-containing protein, with translation MNRREFSLMVSAASLLGVSAEGQSSGAGQLVSGVYPAGKEHKAGEGRVSQPFLTGMLQPTLRLEAHETVIEPGAPPEETRNHLHNEIWLMKAGTVELMADGVKHVMKAGDLGLVVAGGMHYVKNIGTDRASYFVLAVGPPE, from the coding sequence ATGAATCGTCGTGAGTTTTCGCTGATGGTGTCCGCCGCTTCCCTGCTCGGGGTTTCGGCCGAGGGGCAGAGTTCGGGTGCGGGGCAACTGGTGTCGGGGGTGTATCCGGCGGGCAAGGAGCACAAGGCTGGGGAGGGACGGGTGTCGCAGCCTTTTCTGACCGGGATGCTGCAGCCCACGCTTCGGCTGGAGGCGCATGAGACGGTGATCGAGCCGGGGGCTCCGCCGGAGGAGACGCGGAATCATCTGCATAACGAGATCTGGCTGATGAAGGCCGGAACCGTGGAGCTGATGGCGGATGGGGTGAAGCACGTGATGAAGGCCGGGGACCTGGGGCTGGTGGTCGCTGGGGGGATGCACTATGTAAAGAATATTGGGACGGACCGGGCTAGCTACTTTGTGTTGGCGGTGGGACCGCCGGAGTAG
- a CDS encoding translocation protein TolB, translating into MMKTNERPARLTPSIKRLAAFALALFLSPLAQAQDNWFKTETSTGAGTVRLAAADFKSQANDQYKKTFDAVLYADLANAGIFDLVSKSLMPTATPGAPNEISLPQWSGAPANAAMVAFGSINAQGSRLLVNGYLFDTKNSQFPQILSKQYNEDATDDSARQIAHRFADEIILRLGGGINGIAETKIYYVHGGVGGKEIWEMDYDGANQHPITKLGGIALSPRVSPDNSRLAFSSLDRNGNQIRMYSLLLGRMVAFPTSGGTNITPAWSPSGKELAFSSSRSGDPEIWISDTNGGSARRLTTRKGPDVSPVFNPKTGSQLAFISGGTGGIPQLYIMDADGANVTRMTDGGYATSVSWSPDGRFLTFAWNRKYGPGAPGGQDIYIMEVSTKRWIQLTHDAGHNDFPSWSPDGRHIVYANSPDGRMQNTRIWSMLADGTLQRPLSTAGGDMPNWSWK; encoded by the coding sequence ATGATGAAGACCAATGAACGTCCCGCGCGCCTCACGCCCTCCATCAAGCGCCTAGCAGCCTTCGCGCTCGCCCTCTTCCTCAGCCCCCTCGCACAGGCCCAGGACAACTGGTTCAAAACCGAGACCAGCACCGGAGCCGGCACTGTCCGTCTCGCCGCCGCCGACTTCAAGTCCCAGGCAAACGACCAGTACAAGAAGACCTTCGACGCCGTCCTCTACGCCGATCTCGCCAACGCCGGTATCTTCGACCTCGTCTCGAAGTCCCTCATGCCCACCGCCACCCCCGGCGCGCCCAACGAGATCTCGCTCCCCCAGTGGTCCGGAGCACCCGCCAACGCCGCCATGGTGGCCTTCGGCTCCATCAACGCTCAGGGCAGCCGGCTCCTCGTCAACGGCTATCTCTTCGACACCAAGAACTCCCAGTTCCCCCAGATCCTCAGCAAGCAGTACAACGAAGACGCCACCGACGACTCCGCCCGCCAGATCGCCCACCGCTTCGCCGACGAGATCATCCTCCGCCTCGGCGGAGGCATCAACGGCATCGCCGAGACCAAGATCTACTATGTCCACGGCGGCGTAGGCGGCAAGGAAATCTGGGAGATGGACTATGACGGTGCCAACCAGCATCCCATCACCAAGCTCGGCGGCATCGCCCTCTCCCCCCGCGTCTCCCCCGACAACAGCCGCCTCGCCTTCTCGTCGCTCGACAGAAACGGCAACCAGATCCGCATGTATTCCCTACTGCTCGGCCGCATGGTGGCCTTCCCCACCTCCGGCGGCACGAACATCACGCCAGCCTGGTCACCCAGTGGCAAGGAGCTCGCCTTCTCCTCCTCCCGCTCCGGCGACCCCGAAATCTGGATCTCCGATACCAACGGCGGCTCTGCCCGCCGCCTCACCACCCGTAAAGGCCCCGACGTCTCCCCCGTCTTCAACCCCAAGACCGGCTCCCAGCTCGCCTTCATCTCCGGCGGAACCGGCGGCATCCCCCAGCTCTACATCATGGATGCCGACGGCGCCAACGTCACCCGCATGACTGACGGCGGCTACGCGACCTCCGTCTCCTGGAGCCCCGACGGACGCTTCCTCACCTTTGCCTGGAACCGCAAGTACGGCCCCGGCGCACCCGGAGGACAGGACATCTACATCATGGAAGTCTCGACCAAGCGTTGGATCCAGCTCACCCACGACGCCGGCCACAACGACTTCCCCTCCTGGTCCCCCGACGGACGCCACATCGTCTACGCCAACTCCCCCGACGGACGCATGCAGAACACCCGTATCTGGTCCATGCTCGCCGACGGAACCCTCCAGCGCCCGCTCAGTACCGCAGGCGGCGACATGCCCAACTGGAGCTGGAAATAA
- a CDS encoding DUF2076 domain-containing protein — translation MTTQEQQMLQDLTDRINNTQLAEKDPEAERYLQDTLGRNPDALYILAQTMLVQGYALEQAQKQLADLRAQAAQPKRTTSFLGNLLGHNDEPAPPPPPPASYQQQPQYQPVPNYPPQQAYYPPPPQYAAPQPGYGYGAPPQQGGGFLRSAMTTATGVAAGALAFEGIESLMHGFGGNHGGGYGFEGGGAPREEIVNNYYGDSSPQHEQHSSDLGSDIEDRRNDFADTGNNDNFADDNSNDFGSSDDSGSSDDSSL, via the coding sequence ATGACCACGCAAGAGCAACAGATGCTTCAAGACCTCACCGACCGGATCAATAACACGCAGCTTGCCGAAAAAGACCCCGAGGCCGAGCGCTATCTTCAGGACACCCTGGGCCGTAACCCCGACGCCCTCTACATCCTCGCCCAGACCATGCTCGTCCAGGGCTACGCCCTTGAGCAGGCGCAAAAACAGCTCGCCGACCTCCGTGCTCAGGCCGCCCAGCCCAAACGCACCACCAGCTTCCTGGGCAATCTCCTCGGCCACAACGACGAGCCCGCGCCTCCTCCACCCCCACCAGCGTCCTACCAGCAGCAGCCCCAGTACCAGCCGGTCCCCAACTACCCGCCCCAGCAGGCCTACTATCCTCCCCCTCCCCAGTACGCAGCGCCCCAACCTGGGTACGGCTACGGAGCTCCTCCCCAGCAAGGCGGAGGCTTCCTCCGCTCAGCCATGACGACCGCCACCGGAGTAGCTGCGGGGGCCCTGGCCTTCGAAGGCATCGAAAGCCTCATGCACGGCTTCGGCGGAAACCACGGCGGCGGCTACGGCTTCGAGGGCGGCGGCGCTCCGCGCGAAGAGATCGTCAACAATTACTACGGCGACTCCTCTCCGCAGCACGAGCAACACTCCTCCGATCTCGGCTCCGACATCGAAGACCGCCGCAACGACTTCGCCGACACCGGCAACAACGACAATTTCGCCGACGACAACTCCAACGACTTCGGCTCTTCGGACGACTCGGGTTCTAGCGACGACTCCAGCCTCTAG
- a CDS encoding peptidoglycan-binding domain-containing protein, translated as MRHKLLVSALVFASTIPALAAPRARRGPTSPHIFSKRATKAPAKATSQRGIDPERATQIQAALIKQGYMIGEPSGKWDANTEAALEKLQGDNGWQTKLVPDSRAIIKLGLGPGSSPEVASYPASSTPEKLAPLPFSGEAEASTPAQQ; from the coding sequence ATGCGTCATAAGCTCCTCGTTTCAGCCCTCGTGTTCGCGTCAACGATTCCCGCCCTCGCGGCTCCCAGAGCCCGTCGCGGTCCGACTTCTCCTCACATCTTCTCCAAGCGCGCCACAAAGGCCCCGGCGAAGGCGACCTCTCAGCGCGGCATCGATCCTGAGCGCGCCACCCAGATCCAGGCCGCTCTCATCAAGCAGGGCTACATGATTGGTGAACCATCCGGCAAGTGGGATGCCAACACCGAGGCAGCCCTCGAAAAGCTTCAGGGCGACAACGGCTGGCAGACCAAGCTTGTTCCCGACTCCCGCGCCATCATCAAGCTCGGCCTCGGCCCCGGATCCAGCCCCGAAGTAGCCTCATACCCCGCCTCCTCTACCCCCGAGAAGCTCGCTCCTCTCCCCTTTTCCGGAGAAGCAGAAGCCTCCACCCCCGCCCAGCAGTAA